The genomic window ACTTTTTTATACACATGTATATACCTCACCAACTGTTTATGGATAGGTATTTTAAATAAACCCTCCAAATTCAAGTTTAAATTAATTTTTTTATTGTAAGCAAAAACAAAATATCCATTTTCTTTTAAAACCTCTGGAAGGATTTTTATAATTTCTTCTATTTCTCCTTTCTTTGCTGTAGATATTCCATATGGAGGGTCAGTTATTATAGCATCTACTTTTTCAATATTGTTTCTTTTTAAAAAATCTTTTACATATTTTGCATCTAAGCATTCTATTTTTATAACTTTGTCTAAAAGATTATAATCTTCTAAGTTAATTAAGCTACCTCTTGCCATTCTCCAGTCTATATCACATCCTAACAATTTAGCTCCAATCAATCCAGCCTCTATTAAAAATCCACCAGTTCCACAAAATGGATCTAATACTATATCCCCCTCTCTAACCCTTGCAAGATTTACCATAGCCCTAGCAAGTTTTGGTAAAATAGAACCAGGATGGAAATATTTCCTTAAATGAGGTCTATTTTCATAAAAATATTTTTTGTCTCTCATTTTAATTAAATTTCCAATAAATATTCTATCTTTTAAGATAACCACTCTTATTAAGTTTTCTGGATTAGTTAAATTAACTTTAGCTCCAGTTTTTCTCTTTATTATTGCCCCAATTTCTCTTTCTAATAATTGTGAGTTAATACTTTTATCCTTATGGAGTTTTAAAATTCTCACAGCATAGGAGCCATTTATTTTAATTTCCAAAGATCTTTCAATATCTCTTAAAAACCCCTCTAGAGAAAAATTTTCATAGTTATAACTATAAATAATCTTATGAGACTCATTTATATACCCAGCCCTATTTACAATCTCTTCTCCTCTACTTTCACCCGTCAGAACATATCTATCTAACCTTTCTATTTTTCCTTTATACCCAAATATATCTAATAAAGCATTTAATTCAGCAAAAGCAAGATCTGTATGATCTCCACTTAAAACATAACCAATCATATTTTCAACCTCTTTGTAACATAATATCCAAACATTAAAGCGCAAAATCCTGAGAACATTTCAGCAAATATAAAACCAAGAAATACTCCAAAGATTTTTAGACATAATATGGCTGACAAAATATAGATAAAAATTATATGTGAAGAACTTCTAAATATTGAAACTAAAAGTGATAATTCTCCCCTACCTAAAGCTTGAAATAGGGCTCCAGTAGTTAATATCATTGGGGTAAATAGCAAATACCAAGGTAGTATTTTCAAACTAAGGACGAGCTTATTATATATTATATATGATGCCTTTGTATATGTAAATAAATATGCAAGATATGGAGAGAGAAGGATGATAAATAAAATTATAAGAAATTCCATAACTGTTCCAATTTTTATTGTGTATAGGTATGCTATTTTTACATTTTCAAACCTCTTAGCTCCATAGTTAGCACCAATAACAGAGCAAGCTCCTGAAGCTAAACCAAGCATAGGAATAAAACCAAAATCAGTTATCCTTAAAGCCCCCGTAAATATAGCCAAATCTTCAGCACTAGTTATTGACATAATAATAGAGGTTATTATAAAAAATTCAATAGCTACTGTAAAGTCTATTAAAGATGAAGGAAGACCTACTCTTAATAAGTCTTTTATAATCTCTAAATTTATTTTACTTAAGATTATCTTTATTCTGCTTTTTCTTAAATTTGCTGTAAGGATAAAAATAGCTATGAATATTGCCATTATTGTAGCTAAACTAGCTCCAATAATATTTAATTTAAATATATAAATTAATATAGGGTCTAAAATAATATTACTAACTGTTGCTATCACACTAGCAATCATTACTACCTTTGTTCTTCCTTCACCTCTAAATATCCCATATAAAACATCACAAATATTAAATAGCACTGCACTGAGGGTTAATGGTTTTAGATAATTTATAGCCAAAATTTTAGTGTCTCCTGAAACATGCATAAGATCAAAGATAATGCTTAGATTAGGATAAATTAAAAGTGTATATAAAATTCCTAAAATCACAGCTAATAATAGCCCATGGAATGCTGTTTTATTTGCAAGTTTTAAATTTCCTTCTCCTATTCTCCTTGAAATAGCTGAACTAACAGCAATTCCAAAACCCCAACTAATGGCATATATGCTAATCAATATTGGAAAACTAGCTCCAATAGCAGCTAATGCTTTATCTCCTAACCCAGATACCCAAATACTGTCAACTATACTATATAAAGATTCAACAAATGTAGCTAAGATTATAGGTTTAGAGACATTTATAACAGCTTTTTTTGGATCATCTAATAACATGTTTCCACAAGAATTGTTTTTATATTTATAAAAGTGTAAAATAATATAAAATATGACAGAAATTATTCAAAAAATAGAATATAAAGATTAAATAATAATAAACTTTATATATATCTTTTTAAGTATTTAGTTAATGTTCATGTGCGGGGGTGGCCCAGCCTGGTACGGCGCGGGACTGCTAATCCCGTTGGGCTTTGCCCTTCCCGGGTTCGAATCCCGGCCCCCGCGTTTTATTTTTTTATAAAAAATCATATCGAATATTTTATATATTTTAAAAACATCCTCTTTTATGTAATATTATAAGAGATGAGAGAATGATCCAAATCACTGTAATTCAAATAGATAATTATGGCCCTTGGACAGTTACTCCAAAGCCTAGGAGAGAAAGTGATTTACAGGCCTTACAAAGTAGATTATATTCAGATCTGAACTTACTATTTGGAGCTCACAAAGGTTTAGTTTTCTATACAAGATTTGATAATTTAATAGCCATAACCAATGGAATTGATCTAATAACACATAAAAGAATTCAAGAAAATATTAGGAATAGATATCCCTTTACAATAAGTATGGTCATAGCTTCAGGAGAAACCCCTTATGAAGCTCAAAAACTTGCCACAGAGACTTTGCAGGAGTATGGTAGTGCAAAGGATGAAAACAGGAGAGAGGTTTTAGATGTTGCTAATGAATTAATAGATGGTTATGTTCAAATAGCACATATTGATATTAATAATATAACCTCATACACTGATACATTGAGTACATATGATAATTATCTAAACATAAAAAGAGTTCAACTATTATTAATGGAAGAGTTATTAAAACATGAAGCTTTGTTATTTTTTGTTGGTGGAGATAATTTTATGTCTCCATGTAATGGTATGAATGAGGAGGATTTTTTAGACATATTTGATAAAGTTTATAAAAAATTAAACTTCCATTTAAAGGCAGGTATAGGTGTAGGAAAAACTGCTGAAGATGCATCAAACTTAGCAGACATTGGATTAGAAAAGATTAGAGCTAGGGAGGTAAATAAAAGTGTTTGTTTTTTAAAGCAAGATTTTATTGAAAATCCCACTTTTAAAAGAAAAATTTGTGGGGTAGAATGATTTTTCTTGCTCCCATGGCTGGAATTACTGATGGAGAATTCTGTTTAAGATATAAAAATTATTTTGATGCATTTGTCCTTGGAGGTTATAATTTAGATAAGAAAACATTAGAAGCTGCTAAGCTTATAAGTAATAGGAGGAGAGAGTTTATTATTGATTTAGATAAATTTAATGACTACATTAGATGTGAAATAAAGAAAGTAAAAAAATATGGTAAAGTTTCTGTTAATGTTAGATTTTTTAATTTAGAAGAGGCTTATGATAAGCTATTGACAATCTCAAAGTATGCTGATTATTTAGAATTAAACTGTCATTGTAGGCAGAGAGAAATAACATCTTTAGGGTTAGGACAGGAACTATTAAAGGATAAGGAGAGATTGAAATACTATTTAAAAAATATTAATTTTGATATACCTATTTTTTTAAAAATAAGACTCAATTATATACCTTTAAATACTTTAATAAGAAATCTTAATTATGTAAGAGATTATTTTGATGGGTTACATATTGATTGCTATTACCCAAATAAACCCTATCCTGATATAAACTCATTAAAAATAATATCTGAAGAATTCAAAGATAAAGAAATTATAGGAAATAATTCAATAAATTCATTAGAAAGAGCTAAAGAAATGTTAAAATATTCTGATCATATATCAGTAGCAAGAGCTGTTTTAAATAATAATATCAGCTGGATAATGAAATTAAGGGATTATTATGGTTTTTAAGGCATATGATATAAGAGGAATTTATGGAAAAGAAATTGATGAGAGATTTGCATACTCCTTAGGAAAATGTCTTGGAGAAAAGTTTAAAGATAAGGATGTCCTTGTAGGAAATGATGTAAGATTTGGCTCAAAAAATTTATTACCCTATTTTATTTTAGGTTTATCAGAAAATGCTAATGTTCATTATGCTGGGCTAATATCTACTCCACTATTATACTTTGGAACTAAAGGAAAATATGATTTAGGGGTTATAATTACAGCTTCCCATAACCCTCCAGAATATACAGGATTTAAAATGTGTGATAAAAAAGCTATTCCTCTTTCCCCAAAGGAGGAAATAAAACCAATATTTAAATTTTATGATATAGATAGAAGTGTTAAAGAAGAGGCAGAAAAGTTAGATTTGGATAATTATAAAGTAGATGTTATTGAAGAATATAAAAAGTTCTTTATGAAAAAGTTTGATAAAGATTTTGATATTAAAATAGCTGTTGATTTTGCAAATGGGGCTACAACAGTAGCTGAAAAAGAGATTTTAAAGGAATTGTTTGATGATATTGTTTTAATTAATGACTATCCTGATGGATCTTTTCCTGCTCATCTTCCAGATACTTTAAAAGAAGAATGTTTAAAAGATATTAAAAAAGCTGTTTTTGAGAATAAATGTGACCTTGGATTAATATTTGATGGTGATGGAGATAGGTTGGGAATGGTAGATGAGAGAGAAGAGACATTGAGAGGGGATATAATAACAGCAATTATAGCTAAGGAGATTTTAAAGGAAAATAAGGGTGTAAAGATTATTTATGACTTAAGATGCTCAAAAATAGTCCCTGAAATTATTGAAAAATTTGGGGGTGTTGCTATAAAGAGTAGGGTAGGGCATTATTTCATAAAGAAGTTAATGCATGAGATTGATGGTTATTTTGCTGGAGAGTTGAGTAATCATTTCTATTTTAAAGAAATTGGATACTTTGAAAGCCCACTTTTAGCATTATATTATATCTTAAAAATTATGGATGAAGAGGATAAGAAGCTATCAGAGTTAAATAGAGAGTTTAACAAATATTATCACAGTGGGGAGATAAACTTTAAAGTTAGTGATCAGAAAAAAGTGTTAGAAAAAATAAAAGAGATATATAAAAATTGTAAAATAGAGGAGTTAGATGGAGTTTCAGTTTATTGTAAAGATTTCTGGTTCAATTTAAGGCCATCAAATACAGAACCTTTAATAAGATTAAACTTAGAGGCTGAGAAAGAAGAGATTTTAAAAGAAAAAGTAGAAGAGATCAAGAGATTAATTGAATCTATGAAATAATTTTTTATTATTTTTTATTACTATTTTATTTTATTATTCATATTTTTAGTGTTAAAATTTTAATAGTAATTTATTTATAATATTAAAAATATCCTATTTTTTATTATCAGTTAGGTGAAAATGATGAAAGTTTATCCATTTACAGCTATTGTTGGGCAAGAAAAAATGAAATTAGCCTTAATATTAAATGCTATTAATCCTAAAATTGGCGGAGTTTTAATAAGAGGGGAAAAAGGTACTGCAAAATCAACAGCAGTTAGAGCACTAGCTGATCTCTTACCAGAGATAGAAGTTATTGAAGGATGTCCATTTAATTGTGATCCTAAAGAACCTTGTGATCTCTGTAAGGAGAGAGATAATATTAGAGTAATTAAAAGAAAAATGAAGGTTGTAAATTTACCAATAGGGGCTACAGAAGATAGGGTTGTTGGAACATTGGATATAGAAAAAGCTATAAAAGAAGGAATAAAAGCTTTAGAGCCTGGAATATTGGCTGAAGCAAATAGAAATATTTTATATATTGATGAAGTTAATTTATTAGATGACCACATCATTGATCTCTTATTAGATGCTGCTGCATCTGGTTGGAATATTATTGAAAGAGAAGGTATAAAAATAAAACATCCTTCAAGGTTTATATTAGTTGGTACAATGAATCCAGAAGAGGGTGAGTTGAGACCACAGATATTGGATAGATTTGGTTTAATGGTTGAAGTTGAAGGATTGAAAGATCCAAAACAAAGGGTTGAAGTTGTTAAGAGAGTTGAAGAATTTAGTAAAGACCCTGAAGGATTTTATAAAAAATTTGAGAAAGAACAAGAAAAGCTTAGAGAAAGAATATTAAAAGCTAGAAAAATTTTAGATAAAGTAGAAATAGATGAAGATCTTTTAGAATTAATATCAAAAACTTGTGTAGAGTTAGGAATATTTACAAATAGAGCAGATATAACTGTTGTAAGAACTGCTAAAGCTATTGCAGCTTATGATAATAGGGAAAAAGTTAATCTAGAAGATGTTAAATTAGCTATGGAACTTGCATTACCACATAGGATGAGAAGAAAACCTTTTGAACCACCAAGAATAGATAAGAATAGGCTTGAAGAAATTATTAATAAAAATTTAGATGGGCTAAAAAAAAACATAACTTAAAAGAAAAATTAAAAGAAAAAGAAAGTAAAGAAAATAATAAGGAGCAGGAGGAAAATAATAGTAATGGAAGTTATGGAAATAGTGAGAAAGTGTTTGGTATTGATAAAAATATAACTGTTAATCCAAATATATTAAATTTAAAATGTAAAAGCTATATAAGTGAGAGCAGAGGAAAGCATATAAAAGCAATGGCTAAAAGGGGAAGATATATTAAGTATAAACCTACTAGTGATTTTGAAGATCTTGCTTTAGATGCATCAATAAGAAGGGCTGCTATTTATCAAAAAGATAGAAAAAAAAGATATAAAAAAGGTCTGGCTATATATTTAGAGAAAGAAGATCTTTTAAAAAAGGTAAGACAAAGAAAAATAAGATCATATGTATTATTTGTTGTGGATGCCAGTGGATCAATGGCTGCTAAAAAGAGGATGGAAGCTGCTAAAGGAGCTGTTTTATCTCTACTTTTAAATGCCTATCAAAAAAGAAATAAAGTAGGAATGATTGTTTTTAGAAATGATAAAGCTGATCTTGTATTACCATTTACAAACTCTGTTGATTTAGCTGAAAAATTATTAAAAGATATCCCTACAGGAGGAAAAACTCCACTGGGTAAGGCACTGGTTAAAGCCTATGAGACAATTATTAAAGAGATGAAAAAGCCAATAATTCCAATTATGGTCATCATTAGTGACTTTAAACCAACAGTTGGAGATATTAAGGAGATAGATAAAATATGTGAGATGATAGTTGAAAAGGGGATTAATGTTATATTAATAGATACTGAAACATCATTTGTAAAAGTAGGAATTGGTGATAGATTAGCTAAAAAGTTTGGGTTTAAATATTATAATATAAAAGATATCACTAAAGAAAATATATTAGAGAAAGTGAAACTATGAAACATCTTATCTCAATGAGAGATATTGGGAAGGATGAGATTATCTCTATTTTAAAAGAATCTGAAAAAATGGAAAAGTTATTGAATAAGAAAAAGCCATTAAAAATTTTAGAAGGAAAAATTTTAGCAACTGTATTTTTTGAACCATCTACAAGAACAAGACTGAGTTTTGAGACAGCTATGAAGAGGTTAGGTGGAGATGTTATTACAATGACAGATGTTAAAACTGCATCAACAGCAAAAGGAGAAAGTTTAATTGATACAATTAGGGTTTTGAGTGGCTATTCTGATATTATTGTTTTAAGACATCCTAATGAGGGTGCTGCAAGATTAGCATCAGAGTATTCTTCTGTACCTATAATAAATGCTGGAGATGGTAGTAACCAACACCCTACACAAACACTTTTAGATCTTTACACAATAAATAGGGAGATTGGAAAAATTGATAATATAAAAATAGCTTTTGTAGGAGATTTAAAATACAGCAGGACAGTTCATTCTCTTGTATATGCACTAACTCTTTTTGATGGAGTTAAGCTCTATTTTATTTCTCCAAAAGATTTAGAGATGCCAAAAGATATTACAGAAGATCTAAAAGCTAAAGGTATTGAATTCTACAAAAGCAATTGTATTCAAGATTTAAAAAATCTAGATGTAAATGTTCTTTATGTGACAAGGATACAGAAGGAAAGATTTCCAGATCCAAATGAGTATGAAAGAGTTAAAGGTTCTTATAGGATAACTAAGGATCTCGTTGAAGATAAGAATTTTATAATCATGCATCCCTTACCAAGAGTTGATGAAATTGATTACACTGTTGATATGTTAGAGCAAGCAAAATATTTTAAACAATCTTTTTATGGTATTCCTGTTAGGATGGCTATTTTAAAAAAACTTTTAGAGGAGGAATAATGAGAGAAATAATTGTTGATTTGTTTAGAGAGGCTGTAATTTATTTACCAGATGATGTTAAAAGAGCTTTAAAGGAGGCTTATGAAAGAGAGAGTAGTAAGTTAGCTAAAGATACATTAAAGGCTATTTTGGAAAATATTGAAATAGCTGAAAGAAAAAGAATCCCTCTTTGTCAAGATACTGGAGTACCAATAGTTTATTTAAAAATTGGGAAAGGGATAGAAAGTGATAAAATATTTGATATTATTAAAGAGATAGAAAAAGGTGTTGAGATAGCTACAAAACTTGTTCCATTAAGACCAAATGTTGTTAATCCTATAACAAGAAAAAACTTAGGAAACGTTGGTTTAGGTATGCCTATTATAGATGTAGAATTTGATGATAATTTAAACAAAGAGATAGAGATAACAGTTTTTCCAAAAGGAGCTGGTAGCGAAAATATGAGTAAATTAAAAATGCTAAAACCTTCTGAAGGTTTAGAAGGGGTAAAAAGATTTATTTTAGAAAGTATAGCTGAAGCTTCTGGAAAACCTTGCCCTCCTATAATTGTTGGTGTTGGTATTGGAGGAACAGCAGATTATGCTATGAAATTGGCTAAAAAAGCACTTTTAAGAGATATTGGAGAGAGAAATAAAGATGATATGATAGCAAATTTAGAGTTAGAGTTGTTAGAAAAGATAAATAATTTAGGGATAGGAGCTATGGGATTAGGAGGAGATATTACAGCTTTAGATGTATTTATAGAAACAGCAGGGTGCCATACAGCTTCATTGCCTGTAGGGTTATGTATTCAATGTTGGGCTCATAGAAAAGCAAAGAGAAGGTTAAAATTATGAGAGTAGGGATAACTAAGATGTATAAAGATATAGCTGATCTTATTGGATTAGAAGAATATGAGATTGTAGATCCATATAATAAAAATGTGAATTGTGATTTTTTAATCATATCTAAAGGTTATAAAGAAAGAGTTAAGATGTTTAATAAAAATGCTTATATATTTGAAGTGAGATCAGCAACATTTAAAGATCTGATTGAGAGTTTAAATGAATTAAAAAAGTTAGGATTGGGAAAGAGAGATAAGATAGATGAATCAATAGAGATGTTAAAAAAGAAGGAGAGAGATATAAAAAGTTTAATAAATTTTAAATTTAAAGTTAATCCTAAAACAGAATTTATTAAAAGGGTTGTTGAAGATTTGGGTTTGGAAATATCTGAAGATGGTGTAACAATAGCACCTGATTATGTTGGAGAGGCTGATATAATAATAGAAACACATAAAAATCTACCTTTAATTGAGAGAATAGAGGATAGGTATCTACAAATAATAAATAAAATTAAAAGACTATCCCACAATTAATTTTTTATCTAACACCTCTATAACCTCACCCTCTATTTTTTCATCAACAACTTCTACAAACTCTCTATTAGCAATATCATTTTTTATAATCTTTAACAGTTCTCTTATATTCTCATCTTCAGCATACACCTTAGCTTTTATTTTATGTTTCCTAGCCAATCTTGCTATATCTCTTAAAGCTAATTTTAACTCTGTAATTAATTTTAAATATTCTTTAGCTTTTTCTAAGCTCTCTTCATCTCCTATTAACACAGGATATTTTACCCCTAAGGCTGGATCTTCTCTTATATCATAATTCACATTACAGAATTCAATAACTCTTGCTATTATTGATTGTGGTAAACCTGGAGGTAATTTAAGCTCCATGCATTTCCCTCTCAAATTCTACTTCTGATTTAGGTTTTAATTTTATAAGTATATAATTTTTCATAACACTTCTTTTTATATTTGCTATCTCATCTAACCTATACTCTCCAATTTTAACTTCTTTTATCTTATTTACATATTTATCATAATCTAACTTTACTCTTAAACCATCTAACTGTGTAACTATTGGTAGTGGAGACAACACTCTTGCCACTT from Methanocaldococcus villosus KIN24-T80 includes these protein-coding regions:
- a CDS encoding ATP-binding protein, translated to MKVYPFTAIVGQEKMKLALILNAINPKIGGVLIRGEKGTAKSTAVRALADLLPEIEVIEGCPFNCDPKEPCDLCKERDNIRVIKRKMKVVNLPIGATEDRVVGTLDIEKAIKEGIKALEPGILAEANRNILYIDEVNLLDDHIIDLLLDAAASGWNIIEREGIKIKHPSRFILVGTMNPEEGELRPQILDRFGLMVEVEGLKDPKQRVEVVKRVEEFSKDPEGFYKKFEKEQEKLRERILKARKILDKVEIDEDLLELISKTCVELGIFTNRADITVVRTAKAIAAYDNREKVNLEDVKLAMELALPHRMRRKPFEPPRIDKNRLEEIINKNLDGLKKNIT
- a CDS encoding vWA domain-containing protein: MFGIDKNITVNPNILNLKCKSYISESRGKHIKAMAKRGRYIKYKPTSDFEDLALDASIRRAAIYQKDRKKRYKKGLAIYLEKEDLLKKVRQRKIRSYVLFVVDASGSMAAKKRMEAAKGAVLSLLLNAYQKRNKVGMIVFRNDKADLVLPFTNSVDLAEKLLKDIPTGGKTPLGKALVKAYETIIKEMKKPIIPIMVIISDFKPTVGDIKEIDKICEMIVEKGINVILIDTETSFVKVGIGDRLAKKFGFKYYNIKDITKENILEKVKL
- a CDS encoding TIGR01177 family methyltransferase, translated to MIGYVLSGDHTDLAFAELNALLDIFGYKGKIERLDRYVLTGESRGEEIVNRAGYINESHKIIYSYNYENFSLEGFLRDIERSLEIKINGSYAVRILKLHKDKSINSQLLEREIGAIIKRKTGAKVNLTNPENLIRVVILKDRIFIGNLIKMRDKKYFYENRPHLRKYFHPGSILPKLARAMVNLARVREGDIVLDPFCGTGGFLIEAGLIGAKLLGCDIDWRMARGSLINLEDYNLLDKVIKIECLDAKYVKDFLKRNNIEKVDAIITDPPYGISTAKKGEIEEIIKILPEVLKENGYFVFAYNKKINLNLNLEGLFKIPIHKQLVRYIHVYKKV
- a CDS encoding MJ0144 family RNA dihydrouridine synthase-like protein; the protein is MIFLAPMAGITDGEFCLRYKNYFDAFVLGGYNLDKKTLEAAKLISNRRREFIIDLDKFNDYIRCEIKKVKKYGKVSVNVRFFNLEEAYDKLLTISKYADYLELNCHCRQREITSLGLGQELLKDKERLKYYLKNINFDIPIFLKIRLNYIPLNTLIRNLNYVRDYFDGLHIDCYYPNKPYPDINSLKIISEEFKDKEIIGNNSINSLERAKEMLKYSDHISVARAVLNNNISWIMKLRDYYGF
- the pyrB gene encoding aspartate carbamoyltransferase encodes the protein MKHLISMRDIGKDEIISILKESEKMEKLLNKKKPLKILEGKILATVFFEPSTRTRLSFETAMKRLGGDVITMTDVKTASTAKGESLIDTIRVLSGYSDIIVLRHPNEGAARLASEYSSVPIINAGDGSNQHPTQTLLDLYTINREIGKIDNIKIAFVGDLKYSRTVHSLVYALTLFDGVKLYFISPKDLEMPKDITEDLKAKGIEFYKSNCIQDLKNLDVNVLYVTRIQKERFPDPNEYERVKGSYRITKDLVEDKNFIIMHPLPRVDEIDYTVDMLEQAKYFKQSFYGIPVRMAILKKLLEEE
- a CDS encoding MATE family efflux transporter, with translation MLLDDPKKAVINVSKPIILATFVESLYSIVDSIWVSGLGDKALAAIGASFPILISIYAISWGFGIAVSSAISRRIGEGNLKLANKTAFHGLLLAVILGILYTLLIYPNLSIIFDLMHVSGDTKILAINYLKPLTLSAVLFNICDVLYGIFRGEGRTKVVMIASVIATVSNIILDPILIYIFKLNIIGASLATIMAIFIAIFILTANLRKSRIKIILSKINLEIIKDLLRVGLPSSLIDFTVAIEFFIITSIIMSITSAEDLAIFTGALRITDFGFIPMLGLASGACSVIGANYGAKRFENVKIAYLYTIKIGTVMEFLIILFIILLSPYLAYLFTYTKASYIIYNKLVLSLKILPWYLLFTPMILTTGALFQALGRGELSLLVSIFRSSSHIIFIYILSAILCLKIFGVFLGFIFAEMFSGFCALMFGYYVTKRLKI
- a CDS encoding phosphomannomutase/phosphoglucomutase: MVFKAYDIRGIYGKEIDERFAYSLGKCLGEKFKDKDVLVGNDVRFGSKNLLPYFILGLSENANVHYAGLISTPLLYFGTKGKYDLGVIITASHNPPEYTGFKMCDKKAIPLSPKEEIKPIFKFYDIDRSVKEEAEKLDLDNYKVDVIEEYKKFFMKKFDKDFDIKIAVDFANGATTVAEKEILKELFDDIVLINDYPDGSFPAHLPDTLKEECLKDIKKAVFENKCDLGLIFDGDGDRLGMVDEREETLRGDIITAIIAKEILKENKGVKIIYDLRCSKIVPEIIEKFGGVAIKSRVGHYFIKKLMHEIDGYFAGELSNHFYFKEIGYFESPLLALYYILKIMDEEDKKLSELNREFNKYYHSGEINFKVSDQKKVLEKIKEIYKNCKIEELDGVSVYCKDFWFNLRPSNTEPLIRLNLEAEKEEILKEKVEEIKRLIESMK
- a CDS encoding fumarate hydratase; translated protein: MREIIVDLFREAVIYLPDDVKRALKEAYERESSKLAKDTLKAILENIEIAERKRIPLCQDTGVPIVYLKIGKGIESDKIFDIIKEIEKGVEIATKLVPLRPNVVNPITRKNLGNVGLGMPIIDVEFDDNLNKEIEITVFPKGAGSENMSKLKMLKPSEGLEGVKRFILESIAEASGKPCPPIIVGVGIGGTADYAMKLAKKALLRDIGERNKDDMIANLELELLEKINNLGIGAMGLGGDITALDVFIETAGCHTASLPVGLCIQCWAHRKAKRRLKL
- a CDS encoding GTP cyclohydrolase III, giving the protein MIQITVIQIDNYGPWTVTPKPRRESDLQALQSRLYSDLNLLFGAHKGLVFYTRFDNLIAITNGIDLITHKRIQENIRNRYPFTISMVIASGETPYEAQKLATETLQEYGSAKDENRREVLDVANELIDGYVQIAHIDINNITSYTDTLSTYDNYLNIKRVQLLLMEELLKHEALLFFVGGDNFMSPCNGMNEEDFLDIFDKVYKKLNFHLKAGIGVGKTAEDASNLADIGLEKIRAREVNKSVCFLKQDFIENPTFKRKICGVE